In one Nicotiana tomentosiformis chromosome 6, ASM39032v3, whole genome shotgun sequence genomic region, the following are encoded:
- the LOC104095934 gene encoding small ribosomal subunit protein eS24z-like, with translation MADKAVTIRTRKFMTNRLLARKQFIIDVLHPGRANVSKAELKEKLARIYEVKDPNAIFVFKFRTHFGGGKSTGFGLIYDSVENAKKYEPKYRLIRNGLDTKVEKSRKQMKERKNRAKKVRGVKKTKAGDAKKK, from the exons ATGGCGGACAAAGCAGTGACAATTAGAACAAGGAAGTTCATGACCAATCGTCTTCTTGCAAGGAAACAATTC ATTATCGATGTCTTGCATCCGGGAAGAGCCAATGTTTCCAAG GCTGAGTTGAAAGAGAAATTAGCAAGGATATATGAGGTGAAGGATCCAAATGCAATCTTTGTGTTTAAGTTTAGGACCCACTTTGGAGGAGGAAAATCTACTGGTTTTGGCTTGATCTATGATTCTGTAGAGAATGCAAAGAAATATGAGCCAAAGTACAGGCTGATCAGG AATGGATTAGACACAAAGGTCGAGAAGTCTAGGAAGCAGATGAAGGAGCGGAAGAATAGAGCCAAGAAAGTACGCGGTGTCAAGAAG ACGAAGGCAGGAGATGCGAAGAAGAAATGA